A single Desulfovibrio piger DNA region contains:
- a CDS encoding ArsR/SmtB family transcription factor: MTAYFPSVYTKGMNSSYITALPDDWERVARVFSAMGDATRQKILLLFEPGESISLSSLVTTVGLSRTAVSHHVNVLVRAGLLIPRRQGREVLYRRDLPFALEMLDRVRDYALAELAAEQGDRS, translated from the coding sequence TTGACAGCATACTTTCCCAGCGTCTACACCAAGGGCATGAATTCCTCGTACATCACCGCCCTGCCGGACGACTGGGAACGCGTGGCGCGGGTCTTTTCCGCCATGGGGGATGCCACCCGGCAGAAGATCCTTCTGCTCTTCGAACCCGGGGAAAGCATCAGTCTCAGCAGCCTTGTGACCACTGTGGGCCTGAGCCGCACGGCCGTGAGCCATCATGTGAACGTCCTCGTGCGGGCCGGGCTGCTGATCCCCCGGCGGCAGGGCCGGGAAGTGCTTTACCGGCGCGACCTGCCCTTTGCCCTGGAGATGCTCGACCGGGTGCGGGATTACGCGCTGGCCGAGCTGGCCGCGGAGCAGGGCGACCGTTCCTGA
- a CDS encoding MFS transporter produces MSRRFLRQTVSLGVSYTLGTFNDNFFKQAILLLAVGMGHTAVQAWGTVLFSLPFVLFSAWAGWLADRYAKCRLVLAAKALEVCAMLAGGWGLLQLHWSGMLAMLFCMGASATLFSPALNGSLPELFAREDVPRVNALFKLTTTASILLGITLAGGALERQWLATEIPFGRWLVAAVAVGVAVLGLLSVFFIPCRPAAARREELPPFPWLGALDSARELWRLRARKGIFGCLCADAFFYTLSTLVLLEINAYGVAQLGLGPTLASLLPGGLMLGICAGAGLAARRARADWRRSVPRACAGIGLLLAVAGGVPAAPGAFRFGLLFACYAAVGICGSLYIVPVSSQIQLLPAAEEKGRILGTSNFFSFSGMALAGPVYALLSFLPPSAAHMLLGGLALIWAVFLSRRLRDAFPDGGDSGHNGGAGGGEGETGGPRGPHRAGSRVRILFSRMLLACGRALLSLRYRVRLEGLDILQAEAERARERGRGVLVLPNHPAFMDPALLCTQLAAFDLRPLADSHQISRPWLRPLAALTGCIALPDLCRDGLSARDRVREALDSCAAALARGENVLLYPSGGLSRDGGTHLGGNSGAFRLLQAVPDCGLVLVRTRGLWGSSFSRAAGEPVLGRALLRGLVSLLCHGLFFLPRREVRITCALPSRRPVAGEGARAYNALLEAFYDADGGEKARPQILFPWRAGVLSVAGTGAAPARTAATPPPLAAADREAVLRLLADASPLGPEWAGLKEDQRLDTDLGLDSLALAELAVQLEGRSGHAPASLEGLRTVGDCLLLAAGQLPEAAPTEAEEAPSPWLDAVRARPARALGLPDAPHLPLVMLRQARRAPSRPLLADNGRILTARAFWIRAVALSLYLRRRPGGGQRVGIMLPASSAACVAWLAVLLAGQTPVMLNWTTGPRNLCHCLRLAGVRHILTARALLDRLEGSGLREAAGEAGAAWLPLEDAASSLSPCLRLEAACRAFLSLAGLEGCVVPRKPSPLAAILFTSGSSAAPKGVPLSHDNILSNCRDVAAILALDSHDAMLAMLPPFHTLGLTGNIVLPLCFGMPVVFHANPTEGARLDAVCRQWRPTLLVAAPTFLDGMLRQARPGDLASLRVAFVGAEACPRRLYDDFARLSGGGLLCEGYGVTECSPVISLNLPGDARAGTIGRPLPSVRTAIVSLQEPRQRLAAGEIGLLLVRGPNVFSGYLGQGSDGGPASPFLRLDGEDWYCTGDLVRADGGGHMTFAGRRERFVKLGGEMISLPQLEAVLGRHFTAPAGQEGPVLAVDALEEEGQTVLVLFTTLPLDCARANAVLREEGLSGLHMLRRVQRLAALPLLGSGKVDHRSLRALAMRDGQGR; encoded by the coding sequence ATGAGCAGGCGATTTTTGCGACAGACCGTCTCGCTGGGGGTGAGCTATACCCTCGGCACCTTCAACGACAATTTTTTCAAGCAGGCCATCCTGCTGCTGGCCGTGGGCATGGGCCATACGGCCGTGCAGGCCTGGGGCACCGTGCTTTTTTCGCTGCCCTTCGTCCTGTTCTCCGCCTGGGCGGGCTGGCTGGCCGACCGCTATGCCAAGTGCCGTCTGGTGCTGGCTGCCAAGGCCCTGGAAGTGTGCGCCATGCTGGCCGGGGGCTGGGGGCTGCTCCAGCTGCACTGGAGCGGCATGCTGGCCATGCTCTTCTGCATGGGGGCCAGCGCCACCCTGTTCAGCCCGGCCCTCAACGGTTCCCTGCCGGAACTGTTCGCCCGCGAGGACGTGCCCCGCGTCAACGCCCTGTTCAAGCTGACCACCACGGCGTCCATCCTGCTGGGCATCACGCTGGCAGGCGGGGCCCTGGAACGGCAATGGCTCGCCACGGAGATCCCCTTCGGGCGCTGGCTGGTGGCGGCCGTGGCCGTGGGCGTGGCGGTGCTGGGCCTGCTCTCCGTGTTCTTCATCCCCTGCCGGCCCGCCGCCGCCCGCAGGGAAGAGCTGCCGCCCTTCCCCTGGCTGGGGGCCCTGGATTCCGCCCGTGAGCTGTGGCGCCTGCGCGCCCGCAAGGGCATCTTTGGGTGCCTGTGCGCCGACGCCTTCTTCTACACCCTGTCCACCCTCGTCCTGCTGGAGATCAATGCCTACGGCGTGGCCCAGCTGGGCCTTGGCCCCACCCTGGCCAGCCTGCTGCCCGGCGGGCTCATGCTGGGCATCTGCGCCGGGGCCGGTCTGGCGGCCCGCCGTGCCCGCGCGGACTGGCGGCGGAGCGTGCCCCGCGCCTGTGCCGGTATCGGCCTGCTGCTGGCGGTCGCCGGTGGTGTGCCCGCCGCGCCCGGGGCCTTCCGTTTCGGCCTGCTCTTTGCCTGCTATGCGGCGGTGGGCATCTGCGGCAGCCTGTACATCGTGCCGGTGTCCAGCCAGATCCAGCTGCTTCCGGCAGCGGAGGAAAAGGGCCGCATCCTCGGCACCAGCAATTTCTTTTCCTTTTCCGGCATGGCCCTGGCCGGGCCGGTCTACGCCCTGTTGTCCTTCCTGCCGCCCTCCGCGGCCCACATGCTGCTGGGCGGCCTTGCCCTGATCTGGGCCGTCTTTCTGTCCCGCCGTCTCCGGGACGCTTTTCCTGATGGCGGCGACAGCGGACACAACGGCGGGGCAGGGGGCGGCGAGGGGGAGACTGGAGGGCCCCGGGGCCCGCACCGGGCCGGGAGCCGTGTCCGTATTCTGTTCTCCCGCATGCTGCTGGCCTGCGGCCGCGCCCTACTGTCCCTGCGCTACCGTGTCCGCCTGGAAGGGCTGGACATCCTGCAGGCCGAAGCGGAACGGGCACGCGAGCGGGGCAGGGGGGTGCTTGTCCTGCCCAACCATCCCGCCTTCATGGATCCGGCCCTCTTGTGTACGCAGCTCGCCGCTTTCGACCTGCGGCCGCTGGCGGACAGCCATCAGATAAGCCGTCCATGGCTGCGGCCGCTGGCCGCGCTGACGGGCTGCATCGCCCTGCCGGACCTGTGCCGTGACGGCCTCTCCGCCCGTGACCGGGTGAGGGAGGCGCTGGACAGCTGCGCCGCCGCGCTGGCCCGGGGCGAGAACGTCCTTCTGTATCCCTCCGGGGGCCTGAGCCGGGACGGCGGCACCCATCTGGGCGGCAACAGCGGCGCGTTCCGGCTGTTGCAGGCCGTGCCCGACTGCGGTCTGGTCCTCGTGCGCACGCGCGGTCTCTGGGGCTCGTCCTTCAGCCGGGCGGCGGGGGAACCCGTGCTGGGCCGGGCCCTGCTGCGCGGGCTGGTGTCGCTGCTCTGTCACGGCCTGTTCTTCCTGCCCCGGCGGGAGGTGCGCATCACCTGCGCCCTGCCGTCCCGCCGTCCCGTGGCCGGGGAGGGGGCCCGTGCGTACAATGCCCTGCTGGAAGCCTTTTATGATGCCGACGGCGGGGAAAAGGCCCGGCCGCAGATCCTTTTTCCCTGGCGCGCCGGAGTGCTGTCCGTGGCGGGCACGGGGGCTGCACCGGCCCGGACGGCCGCCACGCCGCCCCCGCTCGCCGCTGCTGACCGGGAAGCCGTGCTGCGGCTGCTGGCGGACGCGTCGCCCCTGGGCCCGGAGTGGGCCGGCCTCAAGGAAGACCAGCGCCTGGACACTGATCTGGGGCTGGACAGCCTGGCCCTGGCCGAACTGGCCGTGCAGCTGGAAGGGCGCTCCGGCCACGCGCCCGCCAGTCTGGAAGGCTTGCGTACTGTGGGGGACTGTCTGCTGCTGGCCGCCGGGCAGCTGCCGGAGGCCGCGCCGACGGAGGCGGAGGAAGCTCCCTCTCCCTGGCTGGATGCCGTGCGGGCCCGGCCCGCCCGGGCGCTCGGCCTGCCTGATGCTCCCCATTTGCCGCTGGTCATGTTGCGGCAGGCGCGGCGCGCCCCGTCCCGCCCCCTGCTGGCCGACAACGGCCGGATACTGACGGCGCGTGCGTTCTGGATACGGGCCGTGGCCCTTTCCCTGTATCTGCGCCGCCGTCCGGGCGGCGGGCAGCGGGTGGGCATCATGCTGCCCGCCTCGTCAGCGGCCTGTGTGGCCTGGCTGGCCGTGCTGCTGGCCGGACAGACGCCGGTCATGCTGAACTGGACCACAGGCCCGCGCAATCTGTGCCATTGCCTGCGTCTGGCCGGGGTGCGCCATATCCTCACTGCCCGGGCCCTGCTGGATCGTCTGGAAGGCAGCGGCCTGCGCGAAGCCGCCGGAGAGGCCGGGGCCGCATGGCTGCCGCTGGAAGATGCGGCGTCCTCCCTGTCCCCCTGTCTGCGTCTGGAGGCCGCCTGCCGTGCGTTCCTCTCGCTGGCAGGGCTCGAAGGCTGCGTCGTGCCCCGGAAGCCGTCCCCGCTGGCGGCCATTCTGTTCACCTCGGGCTCGTCGGCGGCGCCCAAGGGCGTGCCGCTCAGCCATGACAACATCCTTTCCAACTGCCGGGACGTGGCGGCCATCCTGGCCCTGGACAGCCATGACGCCATGCTGGCCATGCTGCCGCCCTTCCATACGCTGGGCCTCACGGGCAACATCGTGCTGCCCCTCTGTTTCGGCATGCCGGTGGTCTTCCATGCCAACCCCACGGAAGGCGCCCGTCTGGATGCCGTGTGCCGCCAGTGGCGGCCGACCCTGCTGGTGGCGGCCCCCACCTTTCTGGACGGCATGCTGCGTCAGGCCCGGCCCGGGGATCTGGCATCCCTGCGTGTGGCCTTCGTGGGCGCGGAAGCCTGTCCGCGGCGCCTTTATGATGACTTCGCCCGCCTGAGTGGCGGTGGCCTGCTGTGCGAGGGCTACGGTGTGACGGAATGTTCGCCGGTCATCAGCCTCAACCTGCCCGGCGATGCCCGCGCAGGCACCATCGGCCGTCCCCTGCCTTCGGTGCGCACGGCCATCGTGTCTTTGCAGGAGCCCCGGCAGCGGCTGGCGGCCGGAGAGATCGGACTGCTGCTGGTACGGGGCCCCAATGTGTTCAGCGGCTATCTGGGGCAGGGGAGCGATGGCGGCCCGGCGTCGCCCTTCCTGCGCCTGGACGGCGAGGACTGGTACTGCACCGGCGATCTGGTGCGGGCGGACGGCGGCGGTCACATGACCTTTGCGGGACGGCGGGAGCGTTTCGTCAAGCTGGGCGGGGAGATGATCTCCCTGCCGCAGCTGGAAGCCGTGCTGGGGCGCCATTTCACGGCCCCCGCCGGACAGGAAGGCCCGGTGCTGGCCGTGGATGCGCTGGAAGAGGAGGGCCAGACCGTGCTGGTGCTGTTCACGACCCTGCCGCTGGATTGCGCCCGGGCCAATGCCGTGCTGCGGGAGGAAGGCCTCTCCGGCCTGCATATGCTGCGCCGGGTGCAGCGGCTGGCGGCCCTGCCCCTGCTGGGCTCGGGCAAGGTGGATCACCGGAGCCTGCGGGCCCTGGCCATGCGGGACGGACAGGGCAGGTAG
- the dnaJ gene encoding molecular chaperone DnaJ, with product MVERDYYEVLGVERDAGEEEIKKAYRKLAMRYHPDHNPGDAEAEQKFKEAAEAYDVLRDAEKRARYDRFGHAGVQGGMGGAGFTSNEDIFAHFSDIFGDLFGFASAGGARGPRPMQGADLRYNLKVTFEQAATGDEIPLTLPKHVTCPDCSGSGAAPGSKPETCPQCHGTGQVRHSQGFFQIAMPCSTCQGTGQVIKKPCPRCKGQGIVEERREIVVRVPAGVDTGTRLRVRGEGEPGEHGGPPGDLYVVLHVEPSKKYERQGQDLIYTCEISFVQAALGHRVDVPGLKGPLPLDIPKGIQSGTLLRLKGEGMPYPGRSNRGDLLVEVKVLTPTRISDRQAELLREFERLESESPLEKVKNLGKKLSKKMGLD from the coding sequence ATGGTAGAGCGAGACTATTACGAAGTTCTGGGGGTGGAACGCGACGCCGGCGAAGAGGAGATCAAAAAAGCCTACCGCAAGCTGGCCATGCGCTACCATCCCGACCACAACCCCGGTGATGCCGAAGCCGAACAAAAGTTCAAGGAAGCCGCCGAGGCCTATGACGTGCTGCGCGACGCCGAAAAGCGCGCCCGCTATGACCGCTTCGGTCATGCCGGCGTGCAGGGCGGCATGGGCGGTGCGGGCTTTACCAGCAACGAAGACATCTTCGCCCACTTCAGCGATATCTTCGGCGACCTTTTCGGCTTTGCTTCCGCCGGCGGCGCACGCGGTCCCCGTCCCATGCAGGGCGCCGACCTGCGCTACAACCTGAAAGTCACGTTCGAGCAGGCCGCCACAGGCGACGAGATACCCCTGACCCTGCCCAAGCACGTGACCTGCCCCGACTGCTCCGGCAGCGGCGCCGCCCCGGGCAGCAAGCCCGAGACCTGCCCCCAGTGCCACGGCACCGGCCAGGTGCGCCATTCCCAGGGCTTCTTCCAGATCGCCATGCCCTGCTCCACCTGCCAGGGGACCGGTCAGGTCATCAAAAAGCCCTGCCCCCGCTGCAAGGGCCAGGGCATCGTGGAAGAACGCCGCGAGATCGTGGTGCGCGTCCCTGCCGGTGTGGATACCGGCACCCGCCTGCGTGTGCGCGGTGAAGGGGAACCCGGCGAGCACGGGGGGCCCCCAGGCGACCTGTATGTGGTCCTGCATGTGGAGCCCAGCAAAAAATACGAACGCCAGGGCCAGGACCTCATCTATACCTGCGAGATCAGCTTCGTGCAGGCGGCCCTCGGCCACCGTGTGGACGTGCCCGGCCTCAAGGGCCCGCTGCCCCTGGACATCCCCAAGGGCATCCAGAGCGGCACCCTGCTGCGCCTCAAGGGCGAGGGCATGCCCTATCCCGGCCGCAGCAACCGCGGCGACCTGCTGGTGGAAGTCAAGGTCCTGACCCCCACCCGCATCTCGGACAGGCAGGCCGAGCTGCTGCGTGAATTCGAGCGCCTGGAAAGCGAAAGCCCGCTGGAAAAAGTCAAGAATCTTGGCAAGAAGCTGAGCAAAAAAATGGGCCTGGACTAG
- the rpoZ gene encoding DNA-directed RNA polymerase subunit omega has translation MARITVEDCQERVNNRFLLVQMAIKRVRQYREGYEPLIESRNKEAVTALREIAAGKVLPDDMSLYNPLPEGQEPAKNEG, from the coding sequence ATGGCCCGCATTACTGTGGAAGATTGCCAGGAACGCGTGAACAACCGCTTTTTGCTGGTCCAGATGGCCATCAAGCGCGTGCGCCAGTACCGTGAAGGCTATGAGCCCCTCATCGAAAGCCGCAACAAGGAAGCCGTGACCGCGCTGCGCGAGATCGCCGCGGGCAAGGTGCTGCCTGACGACATGAGCCTGTACAATCCCCTGCCCGAAGGTCAGGAGCCCGCCAAGAACGAAGGCTAG
- a CDS encoding tRNA lysidine(34) synthetase, producing the protein MREKRSYAQEVCVKSAGKAMQRTGMIRPGCRIGVAVSGGVDSFVLLKTLHIRQGIVPFRFEIMAIHLNPGFDPQSHMPLAAWLSRHGIPSHLEVTDFGPHAHSAGNQRRSPCFRCAWLRRKRLFELCARYRLTHLALGHNAEDLVSTFFMNLCRNGRVDGMSMNEPFFGGKLHLIRPLLLVEKKYIIKAAKQWELPLWANACPSAGHTARSDMGETLKALYGVARDSRRCILNGLSRWQLEKNSLPDVVDAGEQESGAVRGEGTPFS; encoded by the coding sequence ATGCGCGAAAAACGCTCCTATGCGCAGGAGGTCTGCGTCAAGAGCGCCGGCAAGGCCATGCAGCGGACAGGCATGATCCGGCCCGGCTGCCGCATCGGCGTGGCCGTTTCCGGCGGGGTGGACAGCTTCGTGCTGCTCAAGACCCTGCACATCCGGCAGGGCATCGTGCCCTTCCGTTTCGAGATCATGGCCATCCATCTCAACCCCGGCTTCGATCCGCAAAGCCATATGCCGCTGGCCGCCTGGCTCTCGCGGCACGGCATCCCCTCGCATCTGGAGGTGACGGACTTCGGCCCGCATGCCCATTCGGCCGGGAACCAGCGCCGTTCCCCCTGTTTCCGCTGCGCCTGGCTGCGCCGCAAGCGCCTGTTCGAGCTCTGCGCGCGGTACAGGCTCACCCATCTGGCCCTGGGGCACAATGCCGAGGACCTGGTCTCCACCTTTTTCATGAACCTGTGCCGCAACGGCCGCGTGGACGGCATGAGCATGAACGAGCCCTTTTTCGGCGGCAAGCTGCATCTGATCCGGCCGCTGCTGCTGGTGGAGAAGAAATACATCATCAAGGCCGCCAAACAGTGGGAGCTGCCCCTGTGGGCCAATGCCTGCCCTTCGGCCGGCCATACCGCCCGCAGCGACATGGGCGAGACCCTCAAGGCCCTGTACGGTGTGGCCAGGGATTCCCGCCGCTGCATCCTCAACGGTCTGAGCCGCTGGCAGCTGGAAAAGAACAGTCTGCCCGATGTAGTGGATGCCGGAGAGCAGGAGAGCGGGGCTGTCCGGGGGGAAGGGACCCCCTTTAGCTAG
- a CDS encoding tetratricopeptide repeat protein produces MKQRYDDIDEYIADLKMEIAANEQCANHHYNLGLALLSKRDFVGAEEALLNAVRNSPHLAEAYVQLGGICLERGDLEGCLRYNEEAAQCRAKFPVPWSNIAFVHLQRGEPDKAITALKKALKWDPDFVQAKNALTTAYYMQGDFEACEKLCKEILDKEPGFAPAWNNMALAQFDLGKYAEARQSADKAAELGFEVPEGFLEELRAKGV; encoded by the coding sequence ATGAAACAGCGTTACGACGATATCGACGAATATATTGCCGACCTCAAGATGGAAATCGCGGCCAACGAGCAGTGCGCCAACCATCACTACAACCTGGGCCTGGCCCTGCTGAGCAAGCGTGACTTCGTGGGCGCCGAAGAGGCCCTGCTCAACGCCGTGCGCAACTCCCCCCACCTGGCCGAGGCCTATGTGCAGCTCGGCGGCATCTGCCTGGAACGCGGCGACCTGGAAGGCTGCCTGCGCTACAACGAAGAAGCCGCCCAGTGCCGCGCCAAGTTCCCCGTGCCGTGGAGCAACATCGCCTTCGTGCACCTGCAGCGCGGCGAGCCGGACAAGGCCATCACCGCCCTGAAGAAGGCCCTCAAGTGGGATCCCGACTTCGTGCAGGCCAAGAACGCCCTGACCACCGCCTACTACATGCAGGGCGATTTCGAAGCCTGCGAAAAGCTCTGCAAGGAGATCCTGGACAAGGAACCCGGCTTCGCTCCCGCCTGGAACAACATGGCCCTTGCCCAGTTCGACCTGGGCAAGTACGCCGAAGCCCGCCAGTCCGCCGACAAGGCCGCCGAGCTGGGCTTTGAAGTGCCCGAAGGCTTCCTGGAAGAGCTCAGGGCCAAGGGCGTCTAG
- a CDS encoding ferredoxin has protein sequence MGYNVNVDTDKCVGCGECVDVCPVEVYEIKDGKSEPVNSEECLGCESCVEVCETSAITVEEA, from the coding sequence ATGGGCTACAATGTGAATGTCGATACCGACAAGTGCGTGGGCTGTGGCGAATGCGTGGACGTTTGCCCCGTGGAAGTTTACGAAATCAAGGACGGCAAGTCCGAACCCGTGAACTCCGAAGAGTGCCTGGGCTGCGAATCCTGTGTGGAAGTCTGTGAAACCAGCGCCATCACCGTTGAAGAAGCCTAA
- a CDS encoding trypsin-like peptidase domain-containing protein, with the protein MHPSFFLFPGLRRAAGTLACLALLCAATSPAAAPVPDSSPRMTPVVRAVQATAPAVVNITSTHVVERQRISPMEQFFGFGPGFDQPRRQKRVSLGSGVIVDGKRGLVLTNAHVIAGGDEVMINLQDGRQFPAVVKGAEPDFDLAVLEIQGPHDLPAVPLGDSSDLMPGETVIAIGNPFGFNHTVTTGVISALGRTIRSESGVFTDLVQTDAAINPGNSGGPLLNLEGRLVGINTAVHARGEGIGFAIPVNKARRVMDDLVGQGRVAPLWLGLAADDVDQRMAMALGLREPRGIIVTRLYPGSPAGKAGIEPGDVIDSINGSPVRDRREYVNILRNQVPGAELTLGVLRGDTPEKIRVKPTSFDDATALSLMQEIWGLRVREADGLMLVRETRRPGPTDFLRPGDVIAAIGGMRIRSTADLVNAFRRERLANQVLMQIVRDGRPYYARVLLQ; encoded by the coding sequence ATGCATCCGTCGTTTTTCCTGTTCCCCGGCCTGCGCCGCGCCGCAGGCACCCTGGCCTGTCTGGCCCTGCTCTGCGCGGCCACGTCCCCCGCCGCCGCGCCCGTGCCGGATTCCAGCCCGCGCATGACCCCGGTGGTGCGCGCCGTCCAGGCCACGGCCCCCGCCGTGGTCAACATCACCAGCACCCATGTGGTGGAGCGCCAGCGCATCTCGCCCATGGAGCAGTTCTTCGGTTTCGGCCCGGGCTTCGACCAGCCCCGCCGGCAAAAACGCGTGAGCCTCGGCTCCGGCGTCATCGTGGACGGCAAGCGCGGCCTGGTACTGACCAACGCCCACGTCATCGCCGGTGGTGACGAGGTCATGATCAACCTGCAGGACGGCCGCCAGTTCCCCGCCGTGGTCAAGGGCGCGGAGCCGGACTTCGACCTGGCCGTGCTGGAGATCCAGGGGCCCCATGACCTGCCCGCCGTGCCCCTGGGCGATTCCTCCGACCTCATGCCCGGCGAGACCGTCATCGCCATCGGCAACCCCTTCGGTTTCAACCACACCGTCACCACGGGCGTGATCTCGGCCCTGGGCCGCACCATCCGCAGCGAGAGCGGCGTGTTCACCGACCTGGTCCAGACCGATGCCGCCATCAATCCCGGCAACAGCGGCGGCCCCCTGCTCAACCTCGAAGGCCGTCTGGTGGGCATCAACACCGCTGTCCACGCCCGCGGCGAGGGCATCGGCTTCGCCATCCCGGTGAACAAGGCCCGCCGCGTCATGGATGACCTTGTGGGCCAGGGCCGCGTGGCGCCCCTGTGGCTGGGCCTGGCCGCCGACGACGTGGACCAGCGCATGGCCATGGCCCTGGGCCTGCGTGAGCCCCGCGGCATCATCGTCACCCGCCTCTACCCCGGCAGCCCGGCGGGCAAGGCCGGCATCGAGCCCGGCGACGTCATCGACAGCATCAACGGCTCGCCCGTGCGCGACCGCCGCGAATATGTGAACATCCTGCGCAACCAGGTGCCCGGCGCCGAGCTGACCCTGGGCGTGCTGCGCGGGGACACGCCGGAAAAGATCCGCGTGAAGCCCACCTCCTTCGACGATGCCACGGCCCTTTCCCTCATGCAGGAGATCTGGGGCCTGCGCGTGCGCGAGGCCGACGGCCTCATGCTGGTGCGCGAGACGCGCCGCCCCGGCCCCACGGACTTCCTGCGCCCCGGCGACGTCATCGCGGCCATCGGCGGCATGCGCATCCGCTCCACCGCCGACCTGGTCAATGCCTTCCGCCGGGAACGCCTGGCCAATCAGGTACTGATGCAGATCGTCCGCGACGGCCGCCCGTATTACGCGCGCGTGCTGCTGCAATAA
- the cobT gene encoding nicotinate-nucleotide--dimethylbenzimidazole phosphoribosyltransferase — MKHVPVYREAVEVPALPGLFVRPLESSLLEQARAHLDNLTKPRGSLGRLEELARRLYAMAGGVTPLSVSPALMLTVAGDHGVALQGVSPMPQAVTRQMTRNFLNGGAGINVLCRSSGMDLRVVDAGCAGGPYEPHELLIDRRLGDGTADISKGPAMSRETCLRGLRHGIALVEEFADKGYRCFGTGEMGIGNSTPATAINCALFGFDPDAATGPGAGSDPERVRHKAAIVRRALEVNAEALKGDGVDILAALGGFELAIMAGIMLGAASRSLPILVDGFICSAAYAAAVRICPLVAQYAILSHASAEPGHVPALGALDGGTPLLHLDMRLGEGTGGAVAYHLLRCAVNIFNEMATFAEAQVDEGL, encoded by the coding sequence ATGAAACACGTTCCCGTATATCGTGAGGCTGTGGAAGTGCCCGCCCTGCCGGGCCTTTTTGTCCGTCCTCTGGAAAGCTCCCTGCTGGAGCAGGCCCGGGCCCATCTGGACAACCTGACCAAACCGCGCGGCAGTCTGGGCCGCCTGGAAGAGCTGGCCCGGCGTCTGTACGCCATGGCCGGGGGCGTCACCCCCCTGAGCGTGAGCCCGGCCCTGATGCTGACCGTGGCCGGGGATCACGGCGTGGCGCTCCAGGGAGTCTCGCCCATGCCGCAGGCCGTGACCCGCCAGATGACGCGCAATTTCCTCAATGGCGGCGCGGGCATCAACGTGCTGTGCCGCAGCAGCGGCATGGACCTGCGCGTGGTGGATGCCGGTTGCGCCGGCGGCCCCTATGAGCCGCACGAGCTGCTCATCGACCGCCGCCTGGGTGACGGCACCGCCGACATCAGCAAGGGCCCGGCCATGAGCCGGGAGACCTGCCTGCGGGGCCTGCGCCACGGCATCGCCCTGGTGGAAGAGTTCGCGGACAAGGGCTACCGCTGTTTCGGCACCGGCGAGATGGGCATCGGCAACTCCACGCCGGCCACGGCCATCAACTGCGCGCTCTTCGGTTTCGACCCTGACGCGGCCACGGGCCCGGGGGCAGGTTCCGATCCCGAACGGGTGCGCCACAAGGCCGCCATCGTGCGCCGCGCCCTGGAGGTCAACGCCGAGGCCCTGAAGGGCGACGGGGTGGACATCCTGGCCGCGCTGGGCGGTTTCGAGCTGGCCATCATGGCCGGCATCATGCTGGGGGCCGCGTCGCGTTCCCTGCCCATACTGGTGGACGGCTTCATCTGCAGCGCCGCCTATGCCGCCGCGGTGCGCATCTGCCCGCTGGTGGCCCAGTACGCCATCCTGTCCCACGCTTCGGCCGAGCCCGGCCATGTGCCCGCCCTGGGCGCGCTGGACGGCGGCACGCCCCTGCTGCATCTGGACATGCGGCTGGGCGAGGGCACCGGCGGTGCCGTGGCCTATCACCTGCTGCGCTGCGCCGTGAACATCTTCAACGAGATGGCCACCTTTGCCGAAGCCCAGGTGGACGAAGGCCTGTGA